A stretch of [Clostridium] scindens DNA encodes these proteins:
- a CDS encoding double-cubane-cluster-containing anaerobic reductase — MPEFVLPDNFETYPEARKKAFLTMKELKEQGRRIVGVFCTYTPWELINAADAVAVVLCGIGDDNIPAAEIRLPKNLCPLIKASYGAAVTDRCPFFYFSDMVLAETTCDGKKKMYELMRELKHCHIMQLPPGKTGSGALEFWKQEVISVKEDLEQFYGIEITDDKLRSAIRLRNRERKAVLDFFEVARLKPSPITGYEISTVISSNEFSPDLEEKIAFLEKRTAELKDLYEREYKGKPSRPRILITGCPTTGVMDKIIRRIEELGADVVGFENCCGPREKKDPIDETKDPITAIAEKYLRVNCSVMSPNPGRLEALDVQIDEYQVDGVVEVLLQACHTFAIESDAVKTFVTKEKHIPYIAINTDYSPSDQAQINTRLGAFIELLQ, encoded by the coding sequence ATGCCTGAATTCGTTCTGCCGGATAATTTCGAGACCTACCCTGAGGCCAGGAAAAAAGCATTTCTTACCATGAAAGAACTAAAAGAGCAAGGCCGGCGCATCGTGGGGGTCTTCTGTACTTATACTCCCTGGGAACTGATCAACGCGGCCGATGCGGTAGCCGTGGTGCTATGCGGCATCGGAGATGACAATATTCCGGCTGCCGAGATCAGGCTTCCCAAAAACCTATGTCCGCTGATCAAGGCAAGTTATGGCGCGGCCGTTACGGATCGCTGTCCATTCTTCTATTTTTCCGATATGGTCCTTGCGGAGACGACCTGTGACGGAAAGAAGAAAATGTATGAATTGATGAGGGAGTTAAAGCATTGCCATATCATGCAGCTTCCGCCTGGAAAGACCGGCAGCGGAGCCTTGGAATTCTGGAAGCAGGAAGTCATCAGCGTGAAGGAAGATCTGGAACAGTTCTATGGCATAGAGATAACGGATGACAAGCTTCGAAGCGCCATTCGCTTAAGAAACAGGGAACGCAAGGCCGTCCTTGACTTTTTCGAGGTTGCAAGGCTCAAGCCTTCCCCAATCACCGGCTACGAAATCAGTACCGTTATCTCCTCCAATGAGTTTTCCCCTGACCTGGAAGAAAAGATCGCTTTCCTTGAAAAGCGTACCGCTGAATTAAAGGACCTGTACGAACGCGAATATAAAGGCAAGCCATCCAGGCCCAGGATTCTGATTACCGGATGCCCGACTACCGGCGTAATGGACAAAATCATACGGCGTATCGAGGAACTGGGGGCGGACGTTGTGGGATTCGAGAACTGCTGCGGTCCCCGCGAGAAAAAGGATCCCATCGACGAAACGAAAGATCCGATCACTGCGATTGCCGAAAAATATCTCCGGGTAAACTGCTCTGTCATGAGTCCGAATCCCGGAAGGCTGGAAGCGCTTGATGTTCAGATCGATGAATATCAGGTGGATGGAGTCGTGGAGGTGCTTCTGCAGGCCTGCCATACATTTGCCATAGAGTCTGATGCGGTCAAGACCTTCGTCACAAAGGAAAAACACATTCCTTATATTGCCATCAATACCGACTATTCTCCATCCGACCAGGCACAGATCAATACCCGTCTGGGTGCCTTTATTGAATTATTACAGTAG